The genome window AGATATTGCGCCGCAAAGAGAATGAATATTGGTTCAAGTTAGAACCCGGAAAGATCGTCAGTAAGTGGAGAGATGCCTTGCCGAAATAACAGTAACATATTGACCTTTTCTAGTCTTCAACAATTGGCGAGTTTTGCACGGCCGAAGTGCGTTCAAGGGTATTCGGCGAATCTGCGGCGCCTACAGTAGGTCTTTAATCAATGCTCTGAACTTTACATAATGGCTGACCTTTCACTCAACAGTCCCTTATGATGACTTTGTGTCTTGCTACCGGGTGACAAACACCCCAGGAGGTCGGGTCGCTGGACGCAGCTACAACAACAGAACGAGGATGGGTTTCGGTCGGGGCAAGAACTACAAAGAGATTACTGAAGCTCCCAAACAAGAAGCGCCTGCCATAGAgaaaagttgaagaagcctgGTAAACAAGGAAGCGATTCGATTTTAGCTGGATGGCTGTTGAAATGGTTGGCGCCTTACCAGTAGGACTCATGAAGCAGAACTCGAGTCGCATAACTTCCCGGCTGTAGCAGGTTGTGTCCGTGTCATTTAATATTAGACAGATAGAGGCTTCATTTTACCCGCGATAATCGCCAGCCTGAATGCAGACGAGGTTATGTTAATGGCGGGGAACGCTTTAACCCCGCGAAATCCATTCAGCCACTTGACAGACTCATCCCGGCGAGATATGGAAAATTGATCAGAGCTGAATGGACAGTAACAGGGCCGATAATGAACATCCGCGCCCTGACAGAAATAGCAATCACACTAGAGGTATTTCTCCACGAAGTTGCTACAGCGTATCACAAAACATCAAGTCTTACAACGGCTAATCTGTGAACGGCGCCTGTTCATAGGTGCGCCAGATGGTGGAGACGGCTTTGTGCCTTGCTGACCTCCAGACCTCAAGGTAATACAGTGCGCTGGGTCCACCGAAGGGACCAGGGCTGTGGAAGATCTTGGTCTGTTGTGTTTGGTTCGTCGATAAAATGTCGCAAAATGAGGATAGATATTCAATTGGGAGAAGAGCCGAGGATGTTTGGTATTGGACAAAAGCTACAGGACTATATAAAGTATGACGGTGCCCTGCAAATATTGATTTGGGTGCATAACCTTGTCGACCCGAAGCTTATCACTCAACGCCAGGGGCTCAAGCATAGCAACATCAATCTTGTCAGAGTTCAACCTGATCCGCAATCATGGATCCTAAAACTGGTGCATTTCACCATGATAATATGGCTGTGCCAGATACTTCCAGAGTTCTTCCCCTATTCTCTCTCAAAGGTCGCACAGCTATTGTCTCTGGCGCTGGTGCAGGTATTGGCCTCGCCATTGCTCAAGGGCTGGCAGAGGCTGGCGCCAATGTGGCTATCTGGTACAATAGCAACAAGCAAGCGCTTAAAGAAGCAGAGAAGATCGAAAAGAACTACGGTGTCAAGTGTAAGCCAGCTTATCCCTTTTCAATAGCATCGTGACTTATGAAGTGCCAGGCCGAGCATACCAAGTCAATGTTATCTCACCCGAAGCAGttgacaaggccatcaacgACATTATCACCGACTTCAATGGTCGTCTAGATGTGTTTGTGGCCAATTCTGGTATTGCCTGGGAAGACGGGCCCTTCATCGACGGGCCTACTGAGAGAGCTCGCCGTGTTATGGAGGTCAACGTCGATGGTGTTATGTGGTGCGCCAAGAGTGCAGGAGCACATTTCCGAAGACAAAAGAAGGAGGGCACAACGCTGGATGGA of Fusarium musae strain F31 chromosome 5, whole genome shotgun sequence contains these proteins:
- the LXR3 gene encoding L-xylulose reductase: MDPKTGAFHHDNMAVPDTSRVLPLFSLKGRTAIVSGAGAGIGLAIAQGLAEAGANVAIWYNSNKQALKEAEKIEKNYGVKCRAYQVNVISPEAVDKAINDIITDFNGRLDVFVANSGIAWEDGPFIDGPTERARRVMEVNVDGVMWCAKSAGAHFRRQKKEGTTLDGKKLTNFVAGSFIATASMSGSIVNIPQLQAVYNASKAAVIHFCKSLAVEWTGFARVNTVSPGYIKTEITDFISEDVKTIFKEKTVAGRQGETGELKGAYLYLASDASSFTTGHDLVVDGGYCVP